One Cellulomonas sp. NS3 genomic region harbors:
- a CDS encoding ABC transporter ATP-binding protein: MATIEMTAVRKSFGGTTALAGLDLRIESGELVCLLGPSGCGKTTALRLLAGFEHPDAGAITVDGDDVTHVSPRHRGFGMVFQDYSLFPHLTARENIAFGLRVRRVGGRETTETVERLLVVTRLEKHADKYPHQMSGGQKQRVALARAIATQPRLLLLDEPLSALDAQVREHLRDEIRRLQQEVGVTTVFVTHDQHEAMAVADRVAVMRDGLLEQIDTPRALYSRPASPFVAGFVGTVNRLTASRTTAGPWGVLGGPTPTVDMRAVGTGPDPSRAVAVVRPEQLAVDPTIATPGPVARVVGVSFLGAFTRLTVEHPEEGTILADVISEAVDGLSVGDAVAIRVRASAGAVVLQ; the protein is encoded by the coding sequence ATGGCCACGATCGAGATGACCGCGGTGCGCAAGTCGTTCGGGGGCACGACGGCACTCGCGGGCCTGGACCTGCGCATCGAGTCGGGCGAGCTGGTCTGCCTGCTCGGACCGTCCGGGTGCGGAAAGACCACGGCCCTGCGGCTGCTGGCCGGGTTCGAGCACCCCGACGCGGGCGCGATCACCGTGGACGGCGACGACGTCACGCACGTGTCACCGCGTCACCGCGGGTTCGGCATGGTGTTCCAGGACTACAGCCTCTTCCCGCACCTGACGGCGCGCGAGAACATCGCGTTCGGGCTGCGCGTGCGGCGCGTCGGCGGGCGCGAGACGACCGAGACCGTCGAGCGGCTGCTCGTCGTGACGCGGCTCGAGAAGCACGCCGACAAGTACCCGCACCAGATGTCCGGGGGCCAGAAGCAGCGCGTGGCGCTGGCACGGGCCATCGCGACGCAGCCACGCCTGCTGCTGCTCGACGAGCCGCTGTCGGCGCTCGACGCCCAGGTCCGAGAGCACCTGCGTGACGAGATCCGCCGCCTCCAGCAAGAGGTCGGCGTCACCACCGTGTTCGTCACGCACGACCAGCACGAGGCCATGGCCGTGGCCGACCGCGTGGCCGTGATGCGCGACGGGTTGCTCGAGCAGATCGACACGCCGCGCGCGCTCTACAGCCGGCCGGCGTCGCCGTTCGTCGCCGGGTTCGTCGGTACGGTGAACCGACTCACGGCATCCCGGACGACCGCCGGTCCGTGGGGCGTGCTGGGGGGCCCCACGCCGACCGTCGACATGCGGGCCGTCGGCACGGGCCCGGACCCCTCCCGCGCAGTCGCCGTCGTGCGTCCCGAGCAGCTCGCCGTGGACCCGACGATCGCGACACCGGGTCCGGTGGCCCGGGTCGTCGGCGTGTCGTTCCTCGGCGCGTTCACCCGCCTCACCGTCGAGCACCCCGAGGAGGGGACGATCCTCGCCGACGTGATCAGCGAGGCCGTGGACGGCCTGTCCGTCGGTGACGCCGTCGCGATCAGGGTGCGCGCCAGCGCGGGGGCGGTGGTGCTGCAGTGA
- a CDS encoding metallophosphoesterase yields the protein MSLTSDRTVERGEPDARGWRPLVTGPGEPHLGGVPAAGGRVLGALVHMSDPHLCDAESPARQEHLDRHGDPGAPYAPLLGTIGTYRAQEILTAHVAAAALAAVQRLHRAPVAGAPLDAVVVTGDLVDNAQRNELRWYTDLLAGRPVAPRSGDPARSSWVGATDPGRTWWPQYWHPDGPPDGVPDDVPTARHGFPRLPGIVDAARQAVASPGAGLPWHSVHGNHDALLQGVVAPDDALRALAVGAERVVDLAPGQTPFVVLDAAATVGPARYTHTPESPREPVPPDAGRDLVEPGDVTGALAAAEPDPGALVARYGNAWVRDVGELRLIAMDTANPHGGYQGSVDAEQLAWLDEQLTAAADRYVVVLSHHPSWTLLNAYAPDGEPRRHRADDVLGLLLRHRCVIAWLAGHVHAHTHRWHPGPDGRSGLFEITTASLIDWPQQLRVVEVVREPGGTLAITSTVVDHAGAGGWTWEPGCDDVTVLAGVSRTLAANDWRVRARPELLTRAAGAPADRNAVWRMPDPHA from the coding sequence GTGAGCCTGACGAGCGACCGCACGGTCGAGCGGGGTGAGCCGGACGCCCGAGGGTGGCGACCGCTCGTCACCGGCCCCGGCGAGCCGCACCTGGGCGGCGTGCCGGCCGCCGGCGGACGCGTGCTCGGCGCGCTCGTGCACATGAGCGACCCGCACCTGTGCGACGCCGAGTCACCCGCGCGCCAGGAGCACCTCGACCGGCACGGGGACCCGGGCGCGCCGTACGCCCCGCTGCTCGGCACCATCGGCACGTACCGAGCGCAGGAGATCCTCACCGCGCACGTCGCCGCGGCGGCGCTCGCGGCGGTCCAGCGGCTGCACCGCGCCCCGGTCGCCGGGGCACCGCTGGACGCTGTCGTCGTCACCGGCGACCTCGTGGACAACGCGCAGCGCAACGAGCTCCGCTGGTACACGGACCTGCTCGCCGGCCGGCCGGTCGCGCCGAGGAGCGGCGACCCGGCGCGCAGCTCGTGGGTGGGTGCGACGGATCCCGGGCGGACCTGGTGGCCGCAGTACTGGCACCCCGACGGTCCACCGGACGGTGTGCCGGACGACGTGCCGACCGCGAGGCACGGCTTCCCTCGGCTCCCCGGGATCGTCGATGCCGCCCGTCAGGCGGTCGCGTCGCCGGGCGCCGGACTGCCCTGGCACTCGGTGCACGGCAACCACGACGCGCTGCTGCAGGGTGTCGTGGCGCCCGACGACGCCCTGCGCGCGCTCGCCGTCGGAGCCGAGCGCGTGGTCGACCTCGCGCCCGGGCAGACGCCGTTCGTGGTGCTCGACGCCGCCGCCACCGTCGGCCCCGCCCGGTACACGCACACCCCCGAGTCACCGCGTGAGCCCGTGCCGCCGGACGCCGGCCGTGATCTCGTCGAGCCCGGTGACGTCACCGGAGCGCTCGCCGCCGCGGAACCCGACCCTGGCGCCTTGGTTGCCCGGTACGGGAACGCGTGGGTGCGGGACGTCGGTGAACTCAGGCTGATCGCGATGGACACGGCCAACCCGCACGGCGGCTACCAGGGCTCCGTCGACGCCGAGCAGCTCGCCTGGCTCGACGAGCAGCTGACCGCCGCGGCGGACCGATACGTCGTCGTCCTGTCGCACCACCCGTCCTGGACGCTGCTGAACGCGTACGCGCCCGACGGCGAACCACGGCGCCACCGGGCGGACGACGTCCTCGGCCTGCTCCTGCGGCACCGCTGCGTCATCGCCTGGCTCGCGGGCCACGTGCACGCGCACACGCACCGCTGGCACCCCGGCCCCGACGGCCGCAGCGGGCTGTTCGAGATCACGACGGCGTCGCTCATCGACTGGCCGCAGCAGCTGCGCGTGGTCGAGGTCGTGCGCGAGCCCGGCGGCACGCTCGCGATCACGAGCACCGTCGTGGACCACGCGGGTGCCGGCGGGTGGACATGGGAGCCGGGCTGCGACGACGTCACGGTGCTCGCCGGGGTGTCCCGCACGCTCGCAGCCAACGACTGGCGCGTGCGCGCGCGCCCCGAGCTCCTCACGCGGGCCGCCGGAGCACCGGCGGACCGGAATGCGGTGTGGCGGATGCCCGACCCGCACGCCTGA
- a CDS encoding serine hydrolase domain-containing protein — translation MLVAFALVLAALLTGCSGQEPATAPSSDPVQRLLDEWADDGHGGVAVAMASDDEELAVAAAGSAGPQGDALQPDAAFRVGSLSKTFVSVMVLQLVADGAIGLDDLVTDHAPDLTVARGVTVRQLLAHRTGIPEHTDGELAPAVLADPAKAWEAAEVLDLVADQPRDFRAGEKFAYSNSNYVVAGIVLETVTGTTLADNLRTRIVQPLGLTSTWFAPDGARAPIEGFSRALPGGNTTGSSYRALETAAGAAGALVSSVSDLATFLRALAHGELLPAETYEEMTHGLPDEGWSLGVFPSNPPTETGISHNGSIPGFATYMQYDPSTEDLFVLLVNDDTRSAERLAVELLEVVRTS, via the coding sequence GTGCTCGTCGCCTTCGCGCTCGTCCTCGCCGCGCTGCTCACGGGGTGCAGCGGCCAGGAACCCGCGACGGCGCCGTCGAGCGACCCCGTCCAGCGTCTGCTCGACGAGTGGGCGGACGACGGACATGGTGGCGTCGCGGTCGCCATGGCGAGCGACGACGAGGAGCTGGCCGTCGCGGCGGCGGGCAGTGCCGGCCCCCAGGGAGACGCCCTGCAGCCCGACGCGGCGTTCCGGGTCGGCAGCCTGTCGAAGACATTCGTCTCGGTGATGGTGCTCCAGCTCGTCGCCGACGGCGCCATCGGCCTCGACGACCTCGTGACGGACCACGCGCCGGACCTGACGGTGGCGCGCGGAGTCACGGTGCGCCAGCTCCTCGCCCATCGCACGGGCATCCCCGAGCACACCGACGGCGAGCTCGCTCCGGCAGTGCTGGCCGATCCGGCCAAGGCGTGGGAAGCGGCTGAGGTGCTCGACCTCGTCGCCGACCAGCCGCGCGACTTCCGAGCCGGCGAGAAGTTCGCCTACTCGAACTCGAACTACGTGGTCGCCGGGATCGTGCTCGAGACAGTCACGGGCACGACGCTCGCCGACAACCTCCGAACCCGAATCGTCCAGCCGCTGGGCCTGACGTCCACCTGGTTCGCCCCCGATGGCGCACGCGCACCCATCGAGGGCTTCTCGCGAGCACTGCCGGGTGGGAACACCACCGGCTCCTCCTACCGCGCGCTCGAGACGGCCGCCGGAGCCGCGGGCGCCCTGGTCTCGTCGGTGTCCGACCTCGCCACCTTCCTCCGAGCTCTCGCCCACGGAGAGCTCCTCCCCGCGGAGACGTACGAGGAGATGACCCACGGCCTACCCGACGAGGGGTGGAGCCTCGGCGTGTTCCCGTCCAACCCGCCCACGGAGACCGGGATCTCCCACAACGGATCGATCCCTGGCTTCGCCACCTATATGCAGTACGACCCGAGCACCGAGGACCTCTTCGTGCTTCTCGTCAACGACGACACCCGCTCGGCGGAACGGCTCGCCGTGGAGCTGCTGGAGGTCGTCCGCACGAGCTGA